From the genome of Calliopsis andreniformis isolate RMS-2024a unplaced genomic scaffold, iyCalAndr_principal scaffold0022, whole genome shotgun sequence, one region includes:
- the Hey gene encoding hairy/E(spl)-related with YRPW motif: protein MWRVVVARSDDNSTLLSSEIASGPVGPSHISSLPGPPSGHHWGYPPPPHPTYQPQHPDMRHHHDMRPPHDLRHPTGAELRPQELRHEMHRPDLRHPEMQRHQELHRPEMGRHQDIRHQDMTGMRPDMPTEMRPSHEFPVLKIDVTDMRNQDGGQQQQQQQQQQQQQQQQQQPQQGQSHQQRNLKRAMSDSDCDDVFSEESGKEPCNSPGGDSCQHASRKRRRGMIEKKRRDRINASLGELRRLVPAAARDPHSGKLEKAEILQLTVEHLRTLRNKGPEGYDSTKLAMDYHAVGWGECAAEVGRYLVTMEGLDERDPLRLRLLSHLQSFHREHPPSAVPSSGPPAATTLTSTSSTSSYEPASTVSSGMPAGTGAMPPLLGGGALGWGQYPGQYPQQQHGKPYRPWGAELAY from the exons ATGTGGAGAGTTGTGGTTGCCAGATCAGACGACAACAGTACTTTACTGTCGTCGGAAATCGCTTCGGGGCCTGTGGGACCGAGTCACATCTCCAGCCTGCCTGGACCACCTTCCGGTCACCACTGGGGCTACCCACCGCCCCCACATCCCACGTATCAGCCACAACATCCAGACATGCGTCACCACCACGATATGCGTCCTCCTCATGACCTCAGACACCCGACTGGCGCTGAGCTCAGGCCCCAAGAATTGAGGCACGAGATGCACAGGCCAGATTTGAGGCATCCAGAGATGCAGAGGCATCAGGAGCTACACAGGCCCGAAATGGGCAGACATCAGGATATCAGACATCAAGATATGACGGGAATGAGGCCAGACATGCCCACAGAGATGAGACCTAGTCATGAGTTTCctgttctgaagattgatgttacGGATATGAGGAATCAGGACGGAggacagcagcagcaacaacagcaacagcagcagcaacagcagcaacagcagcaacaaccgCAACAAGGACAGTCCCATCAACAGAGGAATCTGAAGAGAGCTATGAGCGATTCTGACTGCGATGATGTGTTCTCTGAGGAGAGTGGCAAAGAGCC TTGCAACTCGCCTGGAGGTGATTCCTGTCAGCATGCGTCGCGAAAGCGTAGGAGGGGCATGATCGAGAAGAAACGTCGCGACAGAATAAACGCGTCCCTTGGCGAGCTGCGAAGATTGGTACCCGCAGCGGCGAGGGACCCTCACAGTGGCAAATTGGAAAAGGCGGAAATTCTGCAGCTCACCGTCGAGCATTTGCGAACCCTTCGGAACAAAG GACCAGAGGGTTACGACAGCACGAAGCTGGCAATGGACTATCACGCAGTGGGCTGGGGCGAGTGCGCCGCAGAGGTGGGCCGCTATCTGGTCACGATGGAGGGCCTAGATGAGAGGGACCCTCTGCGTCTACGACTGCTATCCCATCTACAGAGCTTCCATCGCGAGCATCCCCCGTCCGCGGTGCCCTCGAGTGGCCCTCCAGCGGCGACCACGTTGACCTCGACCTCGTCGACGAGCAGTTATGAGCCTGCCAGCACCGTCTCCAGCGGCATGCCAGCTGGAACCGGAGCCATGCCACCCCTTCTAGGCGGAGGTGCCTTGGGATGGGGCCAATATCCGGGACAGTATCCTCAGCAGCAACACGGGAAGCCTTACAGACCATGGGGTGCTGAATTGGCCTATTGA
- the LOC143186653 gene encoding uncharacterized protein LOC143186653, protein MRTRAIDTRPTRSDFSMNALQFGLSILIDSGSRLCTHYNHQQKNSKLHYKTSDLSFIIRLRIFIQFHSFYFLILHVFCNSVYILNFHKCIKIRSQLIIFTRLLQRIALSITQSRYPIQSSHRIVKRHLPAPEFSLIIRALTRFDLPPSYSPWTKGHFPLFHSTLLLSEIYILTDSLTFDDAASREGAEKSQRHRIQRAEMGWHPPAVHGSFTRRTVRPRFVSEVVVVAYEWGREDRAWYDKTGPAEVINRSAQRSGAVFGRVTLLRAHRSDFSFGRGEYLENQSRLAYDFLASFNELDPVPYRYAEEITDQVRTQAPQGHQEAVDEEPQSEKVTKLDLLALGHTRPRDNLSVVVYAVSGHEKHRHVHDVCRREFRGLRLDVLLLRRVRGEPEEREHGERNDNLTDAATQWTFVVAVHAAAFLHDRGTMKGTHVAASNENKIHRESEERGRTCTESCWREERFAIEKISKRRG, encoded by the exons ATGCGTACCCGAGCCATCGACACGCGACCGACACGCTCCGATTTTTCAATGAACGCGCTCCAATTCGGTCTTTCGATTTTAATTGATTCGGGATCCCGATTATGCACCCATTACAATCACCAGC aaaaaaatagtaAATTACACTACAAGACATCAGATCTTTCATTTATtattagactgcggatttttatacaATTCCATAGCTTC tattttttaatattgcaCGTATTCTGTAACTCTGTAtacattttaaattttcataaatgcataaaaatccgcagtcaaCTTATTATATTTACCAGACTTCTCCAGAGAATCGCTCTCTCAATCACACAAAGTCGATATCCAATTCAATCTTCACATCGTATCGTCAAGAGGCACCTTCCCGCTCCTGAATTTTCATTGATCATTCGCGCATTAACTCGATTCGATCTTCCACCCTCCTATTCCCCATGGACCAAGGGACACTTTCCCCTGTTCCACTCGACTCTACTGCTCTCAGAAATTTATATTCTCACG GACTCACTGACCTTTGACGACGCAGCGTCACGTGAAGGCGCAGAAAAATCACAGAGGCACAGGATTCAGCGGGCTGAGATGGGGTGGCATCCCCCCGCAGTCCATGGATCGTTTACGAGGCGGACTGTGCGACCGCGTTTCGTGTCGGAAGTAGTAGTAGTGGCCTACGAGTGGGGAAGGGAGGATCGCGCGTGGTACGATAAGACCGGGCCAGCCGAGGTGATAAATAGGAGCGCTCAGCGGTCTGGAGCGGTATTTGGTCGCGTGACGCTGCTCCGCGCGCATCGATCCGACTTCTCTTTCGGACGTGGCGAGTACCTCGAAAATCAATCCCGCCTCGCGTACGATTTCCTTGCCAGCTTCAACGAGCTCGACCCGGTTCCTTACCGCTATGCTGAGGAAATTACTGACCAAGTCCGGACGCAGGCTCCTCAGG GCCATCAAGAAGCTGTCGACGAGGAGCCGCAAAGCGAAAAGGTCACAAAACTTGACCTCTTGGCACTCGGCCATACCAGACCTCGAGACAACCTCTCTGTCGTGGTCTATGCCGTCTCTGGACACGAAAAGCATCGACACGTTCACGACGTATGTCGGCGAGAATTCCGAGGACTGCGTCTCGACGTGTTGCTACTGCGACGAGTACGAGGAGAACCAGAAGAACGAGAACATGGAGAACGAAATGATAATCTAACGGATGCAGCGACGCAATGGACATTTGTCGTTGCAGTGCACGCTGCTGCATTCCTCCATGATCGGGGAACGATGAAAGGAACGCACGTGGCCGCCTCGAACGAGAATAAAATCCATCGAGAATCTGAGGAACGCGGTCGAACGTGTACCGAGTCGTGCTGGAGGGAAGAAAGATTTGCGATCGAGAAGATTTCAAAGAGGAGAGGCTGA
- the LOC143186784 gene encoding uncharacterized protein LOC143186784 translates to MAKRKSLLKRLSRDSRYSIGSGILDADTDNLGDEYTYWWKHLENNTIARSSVGPNTLYETSRQLDSNSIIDTNDVEDQWWKRLEATDLNSQRFAAVPAKQDKVINIVSTSESEEEIQVAKRKLLLRSKARKAQAKTFENALNSSVTSVISEPASKSAERDHLAKSVPCGSISDTEQFQKASLDGSHKVSAKNHTAQHRNVFDDVLKENNLSTPSKRRSLRAFALNNSQTLNEKNILEATKSPIIKQGGSHQLISSFENEYDLSQLPVPEAQSTLVETYTTSMQSINNSDTQTIVKAKAKLLRRQNKSTKKNIFEDILAEEEVNNAIEINKSQSKNIVTNADVSKKSLPPNETKNNNAQMKQSTNVGKFVDSDKKSVDATSTSSSTSSIIDHNINNFVKPRSKFLQKSRKRQKRNLFQDILMEDDDIETSKKPRYKNTICSSSEETDVQPQHSPEKTSTRESADKGTHDYSGDAEASKSGSKTPKSLENNSKSSQLLDVSKTPNRSTANSFRNINEIHKRNEIAKAFNKLRAEESQYESDDSNQEDEHTERRESRNQSKLKEQLSHSVVEGLKQNDASKMLHRQSENLDKEEKRSTLSVTKETQVKEVLTTPKRQDISRLQGEVSPAKNDGTSNKVEDTTTRQSKSANSLRRWITLIDTSESEAEKDEDIPESQNMVSRKSQRQDSPETNEIKSTEIDSPIRRQGRSLSKSKKRSTLVTSESEAEEEKTPERPSRVLRTSQMHLIFKTNETESEELNSPIQRQSRSLSKSKNRSALIMSESEVEEEKTPKKSSRVLRRSQRQDSPGANEIKSTEIDSPIRRQGRSLSKSKKRSTLVTSESEAEEEKTPERPSRVLRTSQMHLISKTNETESEELNSPIQRQSRSLSKSKNRSALIMSESEVEEEKTPKKSSRVLRRSQRQDSPGANEIKSTEIDSPIRRQSKSLSKSKKRLTLVMSESEKEEKTPERPSRVSRTSQMHLTSKTNETESEELNSPIQRQSRSLSKSKNRSALIMSESEVEEEKTPKRSSRVLRRSQRQNSPGANEIKSTEIDSPIRRQSKSLSKSKKRLTLVMSESEKEEKTPERPSRVSRTSQMHLTLKTNEIETKEFNNPIQKQSRSLSKSKNQLTLIMSDCETEEGKTPGRPSTVSRTSQMHLTPKTTEIESKKLDSPVKRQSKSLSKSKKRSTLGGVSEPEAVEILSTPKRQSRISGMSFKQISSVDNEVELEQTENIPTKQSRSSSKSQNQPILRITNEFEVEDIQTTPKRQLRSSSRSHRRPDLAVDSSDKTENQSTPKRQSRTSHKSEIMVSPTTNEVKSDEIVIRQQSRSLNVLQSSQGLERRSIMSSTDDSKTKEDQGIQRRQIRSLSRLEKQVTSTKHDVESNEIDNATSRSRNLNTSAARDVSDTKDSTKSPKRPERTSSRLRKHSGLDADESKQKKDESTMKKRSESISKSKSQISPIKNNVTKDKLDNTRQSKASKTQKWLNLIVSSDSEEESILLTSNKQSRSSNKLKEQSGVADQPDTERSQDTLKKRSVSQKLVSIARSEAQNESQKRSTLNVPIDLELDDVQRDVQEQSRGSRSLGKSVSLTVDGSGSDGRRLIEEQENSPHSKTTEETTRLLNTNTVQDNVDTGKSDLSNTQKQSNIIESQKQLVLILDRIDRKEHNPSSPDRRESKKDTPISSRSKGTPNKNASASKRASTAKALPRTDKNQNVDDSPRKLAVKLIPLTRISKTGSTGQRNIMDFLSKKELVPVSQIAATQKSKIEEIKQDFQKVKERGLDVMKPNHYVHEANLSSKDMKEPENFKKITKLQKQRRPEQIHKAFLVNGQAYKVPRLPRTKSWVTDRLYNHLWKRMEPKYKLESRVMSTKFVRQLTDVTAFIQKEKSYSRYKMLLHALMKEMARLGVIQNRYDFYNFCQEFLPYELRSKMVPMLLPGNVRNIPYDPNNLYEPIP, encoded by the exons ATGGCTAAACGTAAAAGTTTATTGAAAAGACTATCCAGAGATAGCAGATACAGTATTGGTTCAGGAATTCTAGATGCTGACACAGATAATTTAGGCGATG AATATACATACTGGTGGAAACATTTAGAGAACAATACAATAGCACGATCATCTGTTGGTCCTAACACATTATATGAAACTAGCCGTCAATTGGATTCTAATTCCATAATAGACACAAATGATGTTGAAGATCAATGGTGGAAACGTTTAGAAGCAACAGATCTAAACTCCCAGAGGTTTGCAGCAGTTCCTGCAAAACAAG ataAAGTCATCAATATAGTATCAACGTCAGAGTCTGAAGAAGAAATCCAAGTTGCAAAAAGAAAGCTTCTATTACGTTCAAAAGCAAGGAAAGCTCAAGCTAAGACTTTTGAGAATGCTTTGAATAGTTCTGTAACATCTGTAATCAGTGAACCTGCATCAAAAAGTGCAGAAAGAGATCATTTGGCAAAATCAGTGCCATGTGGAAGTATTTCTGATACTGAACAGTTTCAGAAGGCCAGTTTAGATGGGAGTCATAAAGTTTCTGCAAAAAATCATACAGCCCAACACAGAAATGTATTCGACGATGTATTAAAGGAAAATAATTTGTCCACTCCTTCAAAAAGGAGATCTTTAAGAGCATTTGCACTGAATAATTCACAGAcattaaatgaaaaaaatattcttgAGGCAACTAAGTCTCCAATCATCAAACAAGGGGGGTCACATCAGCTTATATCATCTTTTGAGAATGAATACGATTTATCGCAACTTCCTGTACCGGAAGCGCAAAGTACTTTAGTTGAAACTTATACAACTTCTATGCAAAGTATCAACAACAGTGACACACAAACCATAGTAAAAGCAAAAGCAAAACTTTTAAGACGTCAGAATAAGAGTACgaaaaagaatatttttgaaGACATACTTGCAGAAGAAGAAGTTaacaatgcaatagaaataaataaatcacaGAGTAAAAATATAGTCACAAACGCTGATGTTTCTAAAAAATCTTTACCGCCTAACGAAACAAAAAACAATAATGCGCAAATGAAACAATCAACCAACGTTGGAAAATTCGTTGATTCCGATAAAAAAAGTGTTGACGCTACTTCTACGTCAAGTTCCACTTCGAGTATAATAgaccataatattaataatttcgtAAAACCAAGATCAAAGTTTTTACAGAAATCCCGTAAAAGACAAAAGCGAAATCTTTTTCAAGATATACTTATGGAAGATGACGATATTGAAACATCGAAGAAACCtaggtataaaaatacaatttgcAGTAGTTCAGAAGAAACGGATGTGCAGCCGCAACATTCACCAGAAAAGACTTCCACGAGAGAAAGTGCTGACAAGGGAACTCACGACTACAGTGGCGATGCAGAAGCATCTAAATCAGGTTCAAAAACTCCTAAAAGTTTGGAGAACAATTCAAAATCAAGCCAATTATTGGATGTTTCTAAAACACCTAATCGAAGTACTGCCAATTCATTTCGAAACATCAATGAAATACATAAGAGGAATGAAATTGCAAAAGCATTCAACAAGTTGCGTGCAGAAGAATCTCAATACGAATCAGACGACTCTAATCAGGAAGATGAACATACCGAAAGAAGAGAAAGCAGAAATCAAAGTAAACTGAAGGAACAATTGAGTCATTCTGTTGTAGAAGGTTTGAAACAAAACGATGCTTCAAAAATGCTGCACAGACAAAGTGAGAACTTGGATAAAGAAGAGAAACGATCAACTTTAAGTGTGACAAAGGAGACACAGGTAAAAGAGGTCCTTACCACTCCAAAACGGCAAGATATCAGTAGACTGCAAGGTGAAGTCTCTCCTGCAAAGAATGATGGAACGTCAAATAAAGTGGAGGACACTACTACGAGACAGAGCAAGAGTGCAAATTCATTACGAAGATGGATAACTTTAATCGATACAAGTGAATCTGAAGCAGAAAAAGACGAAGACATTCCAGAAAGCCAGAATATGGTTTCGAGAAAGTCACAGAGGCAGGATTCCCCTGAAACTAATGAAATAAAATCTACAGAAATTGACAGTCCAATTAGGAGACAAGGCAGAAGTTTAAGTAAGTCTAAAAAACGATCGACTCTTGTCACAAGCGAATCTGAAGCAGAAGAAGAAAAGACACCAGAAAGACCAAGTAGAGTCTTGAGAACGTCACAGATGCATCTGATTTTTAAGACAAATGAAACTGAATCGGAAGAACTTAATAGTCCTATCCAAAGGCAAAGCAGAAGTTTAAGTAAATCTAAAAACCGATCAGCTCTTATTATGAGTGAATCTGAGGTGGAAGAAGAAAAGACTCCAAAAAAATCAAGTAGAGTTTTGAGAAGGTCACAGAGGCAGGATTCCCCTGGAGCTAATGAAATAAAATCTACAGAAATTGACAGTCCAATTAGGAGACAAGGCAGAAGTTTAAGTAAGTCTAAAAAACGATCGACTCTTGTCACAAGCGAATCTGAAGCAGAAGAAGAAAAGACACCAGAAAGACCAAGTAGAGTCTTGAGAACGTCACAGATGCATCTGATTTCTAAGACAAATGAAACTGAATCGGAAGAACTTAATAGTCCTATCCAAAGGCAAAGCAGAAGTTTAAGTAAATCTAAAAACCGATCAGCTCTTATTATGAGTGAATCTGAGGTGGAAGAAGAAAAGACTCCAAAAAAATCAAGTAGAGTTTTGAGAAGGTCACAGAGGCAGGATTCCCCTGGAGCTAATGAAATAAAATCTACAGAAATCGATAGTCCTATTAGGAGACAAAGCAAAAGTTTAAGTAAGTCTAAAAAACGATTGACTCTTGTTATGAGTGAATctgagaaagaagaaaagactCCAGAAAGACCAAGTAGAGTTTCGAGAACGTCACAGATGCATCTTACTTCAAAGACAAATGAAACTGAATCGGAAGAACTTAATAGTCCTATCCAAAGGCAAAGCAGAAGTTTAAGTAAATCTAAAAACCGATCAGCTCTTATTATGAGTGAATCTGAGGTGGAAGAAGAAAAGACTCCAAAAAGATCAAGTAGAGTTTTGAGAAGGTCACAGAGGCAGAATTCCCCTGGAGCTAATGAAATAAAATCTACAGAAATCGATAGTCCTATTAGGAGACAAAGCAAAAGTTTAAGTAAGTCCAAAAAACGATTGACTCTTGTTATGAGTGAATctgagaaagaagaaaagactCCAGAAAGACCAAGTAGAGTTTCGAGAACGTCACAGATGCATCTGACTTTAAAGACAAATGAAATTGAAACGAAAGAATTCAATAATCCCATCCAAAAGCAAAGTAGAAGTTTAAGTAAATCAAAAAACCAATTAACCCTTATTATGAGCGACTGTGAGACAGAAGAAGGAAAGACTCCAGGAAGACCAAGTACAGTTTCGAGAACGTCTCAGATGCATCTGACTCCTAAGACAACTGAAATAGAATCGAAAAAACTTGACAGTCCTGTTAAGAGGCAAAGCAAGAGTTTAAGTAAATCTAAAAAACGATCAACTCTCGGTGGTGTTAGCGAACCTGAGGCAGTAGAAATTTTAAGTACTCCAAAAAGACAAAGTAGAATATCAGGGATGTCATTCAAACAAATTTCTTCTGTAGATAATGAAGTGGAACTTGAACAAACTGAGAATATTCCCACAAAACAGAGTAGAAGTTCAAGTAAATCTCAGAATCAGCCAATCTTACGTATCACAAATGAATTTGAAGTAGAAGATATTCAGACGACTCCAAAAAGACAACTCAGGAGTTCTAGTAGATCACACAGACGGCCAGATCTAGCTGTAGATAGTTCTGACAAGACAGAAAATCAAAGTACTCCAAAAAGACAGAGTAGAACTTCTCACAAGTCAGAAATAATGGTATCTCCCACAACAAATGAAGTAAAGTCGGACGAAATTGTTATCAGGCAACAGAGCAGAAGTTTAAACGTATTACAATCCTCACAGGGGCTGGAGAGAAGATCTATTATGAGTAGTACAGATGATTCAAAGACAAAAGAAGATCAAGGAATTCAGAGAAGACAAATTAGAAGTTTGAGTAGGTTAGAAAAACAGGTTACCTCTACGAAACATGACGTTGAATCGAATGAAATTGACAATGCTACTAGCAGAAGCAGAAATTTAAATACGTCAGCTGCACGTGATGTATCTGATACAAAGGATTCTACAAAATCCCCCAAAAGACCAGAAAGAACTTCTAGTAGATTAAGAAAACACTCAGGTTTGGACGCAGACGAATCTAAGCAAAAGAAAGATGAAAGTACTATGAAAAAACGAAGTGAAAGTATCAGTAAGTCCAAAAGTCAGATTTCTCcaataaaaaataatgtaaCGAAAGATAAACTTGATAATACGAGGCAAAGCAAAGCATCGAAAACACAGAAGTGGTTAAACTTGATTGTGTCAAGCGATTCTGAAGAAGAAAGCATTCTTTTAACTTCAAACAAACAAAGCAGAAGTTCCAATAAATTAAAAGAGCAGTCAGGCGTTGCGGATCAACCTGATACGGAAAGAAGTCAAGATACTTTGAAAAAGCGAAGCGTGTCTCAAAAGTTGGTTTCCATTGCGAGGAGTGAAGCACAGAATGAGTCGCAAAAGCGGTCAACTTTGAACGTTCCTATTGATCTCGAGTTGGATGATGTTCAACGTGATGTGCAAGAGCAAAGTAGAGGCTCTCGGTCTCTAGGAAAATCAGTCTCCCTCACTGTTGACGGATCTGGGTCGGATGGCAGAAGATTAATAGAAGAGCAAGAGAATTCACCACATTCTAAGACGACTGAAGAGACCACAAGATTACTGAATACGAACACTGTTCAAGACAACGTGGATACTGGAAAGAGCGACTTAAGCAATACTCAAAAGCAGAGTAACATTATCGAATCGCAGAAGCAGCTTGTACTTATTCTGGACCGTATCGACAGAAAAGAACACAATCCTTCGAGTCCCGATAGAAGAGAATCAAAAAAGGATACTCCAATTTCTTCTAGGAGTAAAGGAACtccgaataaaaatgcaagtgcATCCAAAAGAGCATCAACTGCAAAAGCTTTGCCCAGAACTGACAAAAATCAAAATGTTGATGACAGCCCCAGAAAACTAGCAGTTAAATTGATACCATTAACAAGAATATCTAAAACCGGTTCAACGGGCCAGAGAAATATCATGGATTTCCTATCAAAAAAAGAACTTGTTCCAGTATCTCAGATTGCTGCGACCCAAAAGTCGAAGATAGAGGAAATCAAGCAGGACTTCCAGAAGGTAAAGGAACGAGGCTTAGACGTAATGAAACCGAATCATTACGTCCATGAAGCAAACTTGTCATCGAAGGATATGAAGGAACCAGAAAACTTTAAGAAGATCACGAAACTACAGAAGCAACGTCGTCCAGAACAGATTCATAAAGCGTTTTTAGTTAACGGGCAAGCGTACAAAGTTCCTCGTCTTCCTCGTACCAAGTCGTGGGTCACAGATCGGCTCTATAATCATCTGTGGAAACGTATGGAACCAAAGTATAAGCTAGAAAGCAGAGTGATGTCCACGAAATTCGTGCGGCAACTGACAGACGTGACCGCGTTTATCCAAAAGGAGAAATCTTACTCAAGATACAAAATGCTCTTGCATGCTTTGATGAAAGAAATGGCACGGCTAGGTGTCATCCAAAATCGGTACGATTTTTATAATTTCTGTCAGGAATTTTTACCGTATGAACTACGCTCTAAGATGGTGCCAATGTTGTTACCAGGGAATGTAAGAAACATCCCTTACGACCCGAATAATCTATACGAACCTATTCCTTAG